A genomic window from Brevibacillus agri includes:
- the ypeB gene encoding germination protein YpeB, translating into MVYGATARVLFPIALVALVGAGMWGYQEHNEKNSVLIKAENSYQRAFHDLTYHIDKLHDELGKSLVVNSRRQMTPTLTNVWRLAYAAQSDVGQLPLTLMPFNNTEEMLSRVADFSYRVAVRDLDKEPLSDKEYGTLKSLHKQAKDIQDQLRNVQANVIDKQLRWMDVETALASDDKKSDNTIVDGFQTIEKKVQEFPDLDWGVGIQSLDKKKQQRIQGIDGKPATPEDAKKSALEFLRLNAQDAKVEVDENGKGQTYTAYSVRVTPNGQKAAINLDVTKRGGKVVWMMSEREIGEEKLDMKQAQERGEEFLRKHGFENMIVSEIDSYDRNALFTFVPVQDGVRIYPDSVTIEIALDNGEVTAFNSTEYLFNHKRRILSKPRISKEEARKKVNPSVKVTNERLALIEGKNDGKEVLTWELTGSFEGNSYMVYINAMNGDEEEVVKMETGEDQDNQQ; encoded by the coding sequence ATGGTATATGGAGCAACGGCGCGTGTCTTGTTTCCCATCGCTCTGGTTGCCTTGGTAGGCGCGGGGATGTGGGGCTACCAGGAGCACAACGAAAAAAACTCGGTTTTGATTAAGGCAGAGAACTCGTATCAGCGGGCTTTTCACGATCTGACCTATCACATAGACAAATTGCATGACGAACTCGGAAAATCTTTGGTGGTCAACTCCCGGCGGCAAATGACGCCGACCTTGACCAATGTATGGCGGCTCGCCTATGCGGCGCAGTCGGACGTGGGCCAGCTTCCGTTGACCTTGATGCCTTTCAACAATACAGAGGAGATGCTGTCACGGGTCGCCGATTTTTCGTATCGGGTCGCTGTGCGTGATCTGGACAAGGAGCCGCTTAGCGACAAGGAATACGGCACGTTGAAAAGCTTGCACAAGCAGGCCAAGGACATCCAGGACCAGCTTCGCAACGTCCAGGCCAACGTCATCGACAAACAGCTTCGCTGGATGGATGTGGAGACGGCGCTCGCTTCCGACGACAAAAAATCGGACAACACGATTGTCGACGGGTTTCAGACGATCGAGAAAAAAGTGCAGGAGTTTCCCGATTTGGATTGGGGAGTCGGCATCCAGAGCCTGGACAAGAAAAAGCAGCAGCGAATCCAGGGGATCGACGGCAAGCCAGCCACTCCGGAGGACGCGAAGAAAAGCGCACTGGAATTTTTGCGCCTGAACGCGCAGGACGCCAAGGTGGAGGTAGATGAAAACGGCAAAGGCCAAACCTACACGGCGTACAGCGTCCGCGTCACTCCCAATGGGCAAAAGGCCGCGATTAACCTCGATGTGACAAAGCGCGGCGGCAAAGTCGTCTGGATGATGAGCGAGCGCGAGATTGGGGAAGAGAAGCTCGACATGAAGCAGGCGCAGGAGCGGGGCGAGGAATTTTTGCGCAAGCATGGCTTTGAAAACATGATCGTCTCCGAGATTGACAGCTACGACCGCAATGCCCTCTTTACGTTCGTGCCCGTCCAGGACGGCGTCCGCATTTACCCGGATTCGGTGACGATTGAGATTGCGCTGGACAACGGGGAAGTAACAGCGTTCAACTCGACCGAATACTTGTTTAACCACAAACGACGCATCCTGTCCAAGCCGCGCATCTCCAAAGAAGAAGCGCGTAAAAAAGTGAATCCGAGCGTGAAGGTTACGAACGAACGACTGGCGCTGATCGAAGGGAAAAACGACGGCAAGGAAGTTTTGACCTGGGAGCTGACCGGCAGCTTTGAAGGAAATTCGTACATGGTGTACATCAACGCGATGAATGGCGACGAGGAAGAAGTCGTGAAAATGGAGACGGGCGAAGACCAGGACAATCAGCAATAG
- a CDS encoding cell wall hydrolase — protein MLFGVAGFGGYELFSSKKSAAAAREVQIAAPANEKQSKAKASFHPSRISENDLKLMANAVYGEARGEPFEGQVAIAAVILNRVKSPSFPDTPSAVIFEPRAFTAVADGQIWLTPNESARKAVKNALNGWDPSGGCTYYFNPETATSKWIWSRPQVKKIGKHIFCR, from the coding sequence ATCTTGTTTGGAGTGGCAGGCTTTGGCGGGTACGAGCTTTTCTCCAGCAAAAAAAGCGCTGCGGCCGCACGGGAAGTACAGATAGCTGCACCGGCAAACGAGAAGCAGTCAAAGGCAAAAGCGAGCTTTCATCCTTCGCGCATATCGGAGAATGACCTGAAGCTGATGGCCAATGCAGTGTACGGAGAGGCCAGGGGCGAGCCGTTCGAAGGCCAGGTGGCGATCGCGGCCGTCATTTTAAACCGCGTCAAAAGCCCATCTTTTCCTGACACGCCATCTGCGGTCATTTTCGAGCCGCGCGCGTTTACGGCTGTAGCGGACGGCCAGATTTGGCTGACCCCCAATGAAAGTGCGCGCAAGGCTGTGAAAAACGCCCTGAACGGGTGGGACCCGTCGGGAGGCTGCACCTACTATTTCAATCCGGAAACGGCGACATCCAAATGGATTTGGAGCAGGCCGCAAGTCAAAAAAATCGGGAAGCACATCTTCTGCAGGTAA
- the prsW gene encoding glutamic-type intramembrane protease PrsW — protein MIAMIGAAIAPGIAIMSYFYLRDSLEPEPISMVIRSFIFGMLLVIPIMVLQYIMQTEWNWRSGVVAEIIQSAVVEEFFKWMVIFFTAYKHVEFDEPYDGIVYAVAVSLGFATLENLFYLIINGLNIAFWRALLPVSSHALFAVWMGYYLGRAKFSQKKEQEKLFLWLSISLPIGLHALYNAIFLSIQNWLVVIVPFMLVLWWQGLKKVQRAHDYGSKNLSSRPQ, from the coding sequence ATGATTGCAATGATCGGCGCGGCAATAGCCCCCGGTATCGCCATCATGAGTTATTTTTACCTGCGTGACAGTCTCGAGCCGGAGCCGATCTCTATGGTCATCCGGTCGTTTATCTTTGGGATGCTGCTGGTGATTCCGATTATGGTGCTCCAGTACATCATGCAGACAGAATGGAACTGGCGGAGCGGAGTTGTCGCGGAAATCATCCAGTCCGCTGTAGTAGAAGAGTTTTTCAAATGGATGGTCATCTTCTTCACCGCCTACAAGCACGTGGAGTTCGATGAGCCTTACGATGGGATTGTTTATGCGGTCGCCGTGTCGCTCGGTTTTGCCACTCTGGAAAACCTGTTTTATTTGATTATCAACGGCTTGAACATCGCCTTTTGGCGCGCGCTTTTGCCCGTCTCCAGTCACGCGCTGTTCGCCGTCTGGATGGGCTATTATTTGGGGCGAGCGAAGTTCTCGCAAAAGAAAGAGCAGGAGAAGCTTTTTCTCTGGCTGTCCATCTCGTTGCCGATCGGGCTGCACGCCCTCTACAACGCGATTTTTCTCTCCATTCAAAACTGGCTCGTGGTCATCGTGCCATTCATGCTTGTCCTCTGGTGGCAAGGCTTGAAAAAGGTGCAGCGCGCTCATGATTACGGTTCTAAAAATCTTTCTTCGCGTCCACAATAG
- a CDS encoding asparaginase has protein sequence MTKKILVVNTGGTIAMSVDDTEGVKPLDDQAVNKILPFLERYADVTMKNVLNLPSPHMTPKIMNDLRLQIEEAFRQEQYDGVVITHGTDTLEETAYFLDLTLSVDVPIVVTGAMRSSNELGADGPVNLISSVRTAADPGSLNKGVLVVFNDEIHAACHVTKTHTSNVATFQSPQYGPIGTIAKKSVQYHHAPLAREHYTISHADGNVPLIKAVAGMDPSWLQFLLDQPIDGLVIEAFGLGNLPPAIIPTLQQLLDRGIPIVLVSRCYNGQVQDVYDYEGGGRKLKEMGIIFSNGLNGQKARIKLIVTLQKTRDFQELQKLFDQ, from the coding sequence ATGACAAAAAAAATATTGGTAGTCAACACTGGCGGCACCATCGCCATGTCTGTAGATGACACAGAAGGCGTAAAACCGCTGGATGACCAGGCTGTGAACAAAATTCTTCCTTTTTTAGAGCGTTATGCGGACGTCACCATGAAAAATGTACTGAATCTGCCAAGTCCTCACATGACTCCCAAGATCATGAACGACCTGCGCCTGCAAATCGAAGAAGCTTTTCGTCAGGAGCAATACGACGGTGTGGTCATTACGCACGGAACCGATACGCTGGAAGAGACGGCGTATTTTCTCGACCTGACGCTGTCTGTCGACGTGCCGATCGTCGTGACGGGCGCCATGCGCAGCAGCAACGAGCTGGGCGCGGACGGTCCGGTCAACCTGATCTCCTCCGTGCGCACGGCCGCTGATCCCGGAAGCCTGAACAAAGGCGTGCTCGTCGTGTTCAACGATGAGATTCATGCGGCGTGCCACGTCACCAAGACACATACGAGTAATGTCGCCACTTTCCAATCGCCGCAATACGGCCCAATCGGCACCATCGCCAAAAAAAGCGTGCAGTACCACCACGCGCCTTTGGCGCGGGAGCATTACACGATTTCCCATGCCGACGGAAACGTCCCGCTGATTAAAGCAGTCGCTGGCATGGATCCGTCCTGGCTCCAGTTTTTGCTCGACCAGCCGATTGACGGGCTTGTGATTGAAGCGTTCGGCCTCGGCAATTTGCCGCCAGCGATCATCCCGACCTTGCAGCAGTTGCTGGATCGCGGAATCCCGATCGTGCTCGTGTCCCGCTGCTACAACGGGCAAGTACAGGACGTGTACGACTACGAAGGCGGAGGCCGCAAGCTGAAGGAAATGGGCATCATTTTCTCCAACGGGCTCAACGGTCAAAAAGCGCGAATCAAGCTGATCGTCACCCTGCAAAAAACACGCGACTTCCAGGAACTGCAAAAACTATTCGATCAGTAA
- a CDS encoding Glu/Leu/Phe/Val family dehydrogenase, with the protein MNLLHSTQTVIKEALDKLGYQESMFELLKEPLRVLTVRIPVRMDNGEVKVFTGYRAQHNDAVGPTKGGIRFHPEVTEDEVKALSIWMSLKAGIVDLPYGGGKGGIICDPREMSFRELERLSRGYVRAISQLVGPTKDIPAPDVFTNSQIMAWMMDEYSRIREFDSPGFITGKPIALGGSHGRETATAKGVTICIREAAKRRNIDVKGARVVVQGFGNAGSYLAKFMHDAGAKVVGISDAYGALHDPNGLDIDYLLDRRDSFGTVTKLFNNTITNKELLELDCDILVPAAIENQITAANAHNIKAQIVVEAANGPTTLEATKILTERGILLVPDVLASAGGVTVSYFEWVQNNQGYYWTEEEVEEKLEKVMVRSFENVYSLSQTRRVDMRLSAYMVGARKMAEASRFRGWV; encoded by the coding sequence ATGAACTTGCTGCATTCGACTCAAACGGTGATCAAGGAAGCACTGGACAAACTAGGTTACCAAGAATCGATGTTTGAACTCTTGAAGGAGCCGCTACGCGTTTTGACCGTACGCATTCCGGTTCGCATGGATAACGGCGAAGTAAAGGTGTTTACGGGCTATCGTGCTCAGCACAACGATGCGGTTGGTCCGACCAAGGGGGGCATTCGTTTCCACCCGGAAGTTACTGAGGATGAAGTTAAAGCACTTTCTATCTGGATGAGCCTCAAAGCCGGTATCGTCGACCTGCCTTATGGCGGTGGTAAAGGCGGTATCATTTGCGACCCGCGTGAAATGTCCTTCCGTGAACTGGAAAGACTGAGCCGCGGTTACGTTCGCGCAATCAGCCAACTTGTGGGGCCGACAAAAGACATTCCGGCTCCGGACGTCTTTACAAACTCGCAAATCATGGCTTGGATGATGGACGAATATAGCCGTATCCGTGAATTTGACTCACCTGGTTTCATTACCGGTAAACCGATTGCACTTGGCGGTTCGCATGGACGCGAGACAGCGACAGCCAAAGGGGTTACCATTTGCATTCGCGAAGCTGCAAAACGCCGCAACATTGACGTGAAAGGCGCGCGCGTTGTCGTGCAAGGCTTCGGTAACGCAGGCAGCTACCTGGCGAAATTCATGCACGATGCAGGAGCAAAAGTCGTCGGGATTTCCGATGCTTACGGCGCTCTGCACGATCCGAACGGTCTGGATATCGACTACTTGCTCGATCGCCGCGACTCCTTCGGTACGGTAACCAAGCTGTTCAACAACACGATCACGAACAAAGAACTGCTGGAGCTGGATTGCGACATTCTCGTTCCTGCAGCGATCGAAAACCAAATCACTGCTGCAAACGCTCACAACATCAAGGCGCAAATCGTCGTAGAAGCGGCTAACGGCCCAACTACGCTCGAAGCGACCAAGATCCTGACCGAGCGCGGCATCCTGCTCGTACCGGACGTACTGGCAAGTGCCGGTGGCGTAACGGTTTCCTACTTCGAATGGGTACAAAACAACCAGGGCTACTACTGGACAGAGGAAGAAGTAGAAGAGAAACTGGAAAAAGTAATGGTTCGCTCGTTTGAAAATGTTTACTCCCTGTCCCAAACACGCCGTGTGGACATGCGCCTCTCCGCTTACATGGTCGGTGCGCGCAAAATGGCAGAAGCTTCTCGCTTCCGCGGCTGGGTATAA
- a CDS encoding PIG-L deacetylase family protein yields MKKNKILFVFAHPDDETFASGITISKYTQENIAECHLLCATRGQAGKPGNPPLCTIEQLPAYREQELREAASILGLASVDIWDYQDKLLNTVPVQELVERIHQAVAKIEPHVLVTFAPHGISGHPDHQAISLATTQAVQSLGSATSVRKLYYATRASNGPFGAVQPPFSDPIESITTIVDGPAYKPQVAAALRAHRTQHLSVERVFPGVTAGGFESVPPSNHYILAWHNLPGYTVAGKEADFFAGLDSPE; encoded by the coding sequence ATGAAAAAAAATAAGATTTTGTTCGTTTTCGCTCATCCTGACGACGAAACCTTCGCGTCCGGCATTACGATTTCCAAATATACCCAAGAAAACATAGCAGAATGCCACCTGCTCTGCGCCACCAGGGGCCAAGCAGGCAAACCCGGCAATCCGCCGCTCTGCACCATCGAGCAACTGCCCGCGTATCGCGAGCAGGAATTGAGAGAGGCGGCTTCCATCCTCGGGCTTGCGAGCGTGGACATATGGGACTACCAGGATAAGCTGCTGAACACCGTGCCCGTCCAGGAACTGGTGGAACGCATCCACCAGGCGGTCGCAAAAATCGAGCCTCATGTACTCGTCACTTTTGCCCCGCATGGCATTTCCGGTCATCCGGACCACCAGGCGATCTCTCTCGCAACGACCCAGGCTGTCCAGTCCTTGGGCTCGGCGACGAGCGTTCGCAAGCTGTACTACGCAACCCGCGCCTCCAACGGGCCATTCGGGGCCGTACAGCCGCCGTTTTCCGATCCGATCGAAAGCATTACCACCATCGTTGACGGGCCGGCGTACAAGCCGCAGGTAGCTGCTGCTCTGCGCGCCCACCGCACCCAGCATCTGTCCGTAGAGCGCGTGTTCCCTGGCGTCACTGCCGGCGGCTTTGAATCGGTGCCTCCGAGCAATCACTACATTCTGGCCTGGCACAACCTTCCCGGCTACACGGTCGCAGGCAAGGAAGCCGACTTTTTCGCCGGCCTCGACAGCCCCGAGTAA
- a CDS encoding genetic competence negative regulator translates to MRVERLGQDKIRIFLTFDDLTERGIEKEDMWRDIPKVHELFNDMMEQAYHELGFEVSGPVAVEVFALPAQGMVVIVTRGKTGSKDGKEEEFEDEEVYELEVTLEESDLIIYAFRDFEHMVEAAHRINALLTNGGSAYFYQGKYHLVLEEVELDQERYHKLIAILSEYGEATPTTIYVLEEYGKVVVADDAVKEICRHFT, encoded by the coding sequence ATGCGTGTTGAACGCCTTGGTCAAGACAAAATACGAATCTTTTTAACGTTTGACGACCTAACAGAGCGCGGGATAGAAAAAGAAGACATGTGGCGTGACATTCCTAAAGTTCATGAACTGTTCAACGACATGATGGAGCAGGCTTATCACGAATTGGGATTCGAAGTGTCAGGGCCTGTTGCAGTTGAAGTGTTCGCCTTGCCAGCTCAGGGAATGGTCGTGATCGTAACTCGCGGCAAAACAGGCTCAAAGGACGGAAAAGAAGAAGAATTTGAGGACGAAGAAGTGTACGAATTAGAAGTCACCCTAGAGGAAAGCGACCTGATTATCTACGCCTTCCGTGACTTTGAGCATATGGTTGAAGCTGCCCATCGTATCAATGCCTTGCTGACCAATGGAGGGTCGGCCTACTTCTACCAGGGGAAATACCACCTGGTCTTGGAAGAGGTGGAATTGGATCAGGAGCGATACCACAAGTTGATTGCGATCCTCTCTGAGTACGGGGAAGCGACGCCGACAACGATTTATGTACTGGAGGAATATGGCAAAGTTGTCGTTGCCGACGATGCTGTCAAGGAAATATGCAGACATTTCACGTAA
- a CDS encoding NAD(P)/FAD-dependent oxidoreductase, whose translation MYDTIIVGGGIAGLQTAIQLARSPRRVAVIDVPGGRSAVAKNYRNILGFSEGVSGDFFRREGRKQAAQYGAEFIADEVTGLVANPEGSFRVTTKTRAGAQALQAKTLVMATGMADPFPAIAELRDCLGLSVFICPDCDGYESVGQTTAVIGDGSHAVQMAGDLFFYTKKLVVVNHGGSEIDEEEQALLDRLGIGYRAARVEKLVQADGLLQRLELSSGEKLTVTRAFLAFPGAQAQTGLLQAFSVHINEKGHVRTDPRTKETDHRNLWAVGDIAVHSQQVAIAMGDGAQAAIWIQKRLRELDGELPFEQK comes from the coding sequence ATGTACGATACGATCATTGTAGGCGGGGGAATAGCGGGCTTGCAGACGGCGATCCAGCTCGCCAGAAGCCCTCGCCGCGTGGCGGTCATCGACGTGCCGGGAGGACGGTCGGCGGTCGCCAAAAACTACCGGAACATCCTCGGATTCTCGGAAGGGGTCAGCGGCGATTTTTTTCGCCGGGAAGGGCGGAAGCAGGCCGCGCAATACGGCGCCGAGTTCATTGCGGATGAAGTGACGGGGCTTGTCGCAAATCCGGAGGGAAGCTTCCGGGTAACCACGAAAACGAGAGCGGGCGCACAGGCGTTGCAGGCGAAAACGCTCGTCATGGCGACGGGAATGGCGGACCCTTTTCCGGCGATTGCCGAACTGCGCGACTGTCTCGGGCTGTCTGTTTTTATTTGCCCGGATTGCGACGGGTACGAGAGCGTCGGACAGACAACGGCGGTGATTGGCGATGGCTCACACGCTGTCCAGATGGCAGGCGATCTGTTTTTCTACACGAAAAAGCTGGTCGTCGTCAATCACGGCGGCAGCGAAATCGACGAAGAGGAGCAGGCGCTGCTGGACAGGCTGGGGATTGGCTATCGCGCTGCGCGTGTGGAAAAGCTCGTGCAAGCAGATGGCCTCTTGCAACGATTAGAGCTTTCCTCAGGGGAAAAGTTGACCGTGACCCGCGCCTTTTTGGCCTTTCCCGGGGCGCAGGCCCAGACCGGGCTGTTGCAAGCTTTTTCCGTACATATCAATGAAAAAGGACACGTGCGCACCGATCCGCGCACAAAAGAAACCGATCATCGCAATCTGTGGGCAGTCGGTGACATCGCCGTTCATTCCCAGCAGGTCGCGATCGCGATGGGGGATGGCGCACAGGCGGCGATCTGGATTCAGAAGCGACTTCGCGAGCTGGATGGCGAGCTGCCGTTTGAACAGAAATAG
- a CDS encoding LysM peptidoglycan-binding domain-containing protein, translating to MVFGLVFFGLIGLELYKANVAREQAEAVDMILTPPEAGEAKTAAAEAETGAETETAASEPTSVALPSTPAETAQPAEQTESASVAASPPATAASSAPASTSAAVAPQTESKPVQQKTESASAAPAPAQPAPEQKPVQPAQKPKVVKHVVQKGETLFMLSRKYYGNNSNVARIAKYNGLNAETQLAEGKVVFVPLSP from the coding sequence TTGGTATTTGGACTTGTTTTTTTCGGGCTGATCGGCCTGGAGCTGTACAAGGCGAATGTAGCCCGGGAACAGGCAGAAGCCGTCGACATGATCTTGACGCCGCCAGAGGCAGGCGAAGCGAAGACGGCGGCAGCCGAAGCAGAAACGGGAGCGGAAACGGAAACAGCCGCCAGCGAGCCAACATCGGTGGCGCTCCCGTCTACTCCCGCAGAGACTGCGCAGCCAGCCGAGCAGACTGAATCTGCGTCTGTTGCCGCTTCGCCGCCTGCTACTGCCGCAAGCAGCGCTCCGGCCAGCACAAGCGCGGCAGTAGCTCCGCAAACCGAGAGCAAGCCCGTCCAGCAAAAAACCGAGAGCGCATCTGCTGCTCCTGCTCCGGCACAGCCAGCTCCTGAACAGAAGCCGGTACAACCAGCCCAGAAGCCAAAAGTCGTCAAGCACGTCGTACAAAAGGGAGAGACGCTGTTCATGCTGTCCCGCAAATATTACGGCAACAATTCCAACGTCGCCCGCATTGCCAAATACAACGGGCTGAACGCGGAAACGCAACTGGCAGAAGGAAAGGTGGTCTTCGTGCCGCTCTCTCCGTAA
- a CDS encoding CPBP family intramembrane glutamic endopeptidase, with protein MKESGLEVDEATLRLNLWLTQALVLAAAAASSFWVHGWQGTLGLFSFPGWKGIGLACGVAAGIVLFSIAMETYLPRRWQDDGSINEKVFGAMSSSLTVLVCVIVGIGEEWLFRGVIQPFAGNAWTSLIFTLVHVRYLKKPLLIASVYGTSWLLGLLMDWHGSLWPPIVAHIAIDVSLAFYLQKTLKKEKGEEE; from the coding sequence GTGAAAGAAAGTGGGCTAGAGGTGGATGAAGCGACGCTGCGGCTGAATCTGTGGCTGACCCAGGCGTTGGTTTTGGCGGCGGCAGCGGCAAGCAGCTTCTGGGTCCACGGATGGCAAGGGACGCTTGGCTTGTTCAGCTTCCCGGGGTGGAAGGGAATCGGCCTTGCGTGCGGTGTGGCAGCGGGGATTGTGCTCTTCAGCATTGCCATGGAAACCTATTTACCCAGACGCTGGCAGGACGACGGCAGCATCAACGAAAAAGTGTTTGGAGCCATGTCTTCCAGCCTGACGGTGCTCGTATGCGTCATCGTCGGTATTGGCGAGGAATGGCTGTTTCGCGGCGTGATCCAGCCGTTTGCCGGGAATGCCTGGACGAGCCTCATCTTTACGCTCGTACATGTGCGCTATTTGAAAAAGCCGCTGTTAATCGCGAGCGTGTATGGCACGAGCTGGCTGTTGGGGCTGCTGATGGATTGGCACGGCTCTTTGTGGCCGCCCATCGTCGCGCATATTGCCATTGATGTTTCATTGGCCTTTTATCTGCAAAAGACTTTGAAAAAGGAAAAGGGGGAGGAAGAGTGA
- a CDS encoding RecQ family ATP-dependent DNA helicase encodes MDKELHDYLKEYFGYEAFRPGQAAIIKRVLGGQSVLGLMATGGGKSVTYQLPALLLPGITVVVSPLISLMVDQVQQLRTKRRIPAAYLNSTQDPAEAREVLQKIAAGACKLLYISPEKLQQPYVQQVLGRARVSLLAIDEAHCISAWGHDFRTDYLRLPDTLKQLGNPPVLAVTATATTAVRNEICSLFGIAQEHVVVQSLNRANIAFDLAEVNGESERRQLTFELMDRLEGPGIVYCSTRQAVDVLVAAYQLDGKRRVDGYHGGMNSIERMLIQTQFLAGELDVIIATNAFGMGIDKPDIRYVIHYQMPASLEAYSQEIGRIGRDGRPGYAMLLYAQEDIQIHQYMLDKEYPTPVQIQQFIQYYRGGAALDAQALAMIDMSEEMAAMLTFYTERALSRAQVSSTHEIANPVHDIWQETEKRKAVKRKKLSEMVSYVLADSCLRKHLNQYFGEADHGYDRFCCSRCGLQRQAYEGQQPALMQPEAQNSWSLRQALDKLLPKK; translated from the coding sequence ATGGATAAAGAGTTGCACGACTATTTGAAGGAGTATTTCGGCTACGAGGCATTCCGGCCGGGCCAAGCGGCTATCATAAAACGAGTGCTAGGCGGACAGAGCGTCCTCGGCCTGATGGCAACGGGCGGCGGGAAATCGGTCACCTATCAGCTTCCTGCCTTGCTGTTGCCGGGTATCACGGTGGTGGTTTCCCCGCTCATTTCGCTCATGGTCGATCAGGTTCAGCAACTGCGCACGAAAAGGCGCATACCTGCCGCCTATTTAAACAGCACGCAAGACCCGGCAGAGGCGCGGGAAGTGTTGCAGAAGATCGCGGCTGGCGCCTGCAAGCTGCTGTACATTTCGCCGGAAAAGCTGCAGCAGCCCTACGTCCAGCAAGTGCTGGGCCGCGCGCGGGTGTCGCTTCTGGCGATTGACGAAGCCCACTGCATCTCCGCGTGGGGACACGATTTTCGCACCGATTACTTGCGGCTGCCGGACACGCTAAAACAGCTCGGCAATCCGCCCGTGCTGGCTGTGACCGCGACGGCGACGACAGCGGTGCGCAATGAAATCTGCTCCCTGTTCGGGATTGCGCAGGAACATGTCGTCGTGCAATCGCTCAATCGGGCAAACATCGCGTTTGATCTGGCGGAAGTGAACGGGGAAAGCGAGCGGCGCCAACTGACGTTCGAGCTGATGGACAGGCTGGAAGGGCCGGGAATCGTCTATTGCAGCACGCGGCAGGCCGTCGATGTGCTCGTGGCTGCGTATCAGCTCGACGGGAAAAGGCGCGTGGACGGTTACCACGGAGGCATGAACAGCATAGAGCGGATGCTGATCCAGACGCAGTTTCTGGCGGGCGAACTGGACGTCATCATCGCGACGAACGCATTTGGCATGGGCATCGACAAGCCGGATATTCGCTACGTCATTCACTACCAGATGCCAGCAAGCCTGGAGGCGTACTCGCAGGAGATCGGCAGGATCGGCCGCGATGGACGGCCCGGCTATGCCATGCTGCTGTACGCCCAGGAGGACATCCAGATTCATCAGTACATGCTGGACAAGGAATACCCGACTCCTGTGCAAATCCAGCAGTTTATCCAATATTACCGCGGGGGAGCGGCCCTGGATGCCCAGGCATTGGCCATGATCGACATGTCCGAGGAAATGGCGGCCATGCTCACCTTTTATACAGAGCGTGCCCTGTCCCGGGCGCAGGTGAGCAGCACACACGAAATAGCCAATCCCGTCCATGATATTTGGCAGGAGACGGAAAAGCGAAAGGCCGTCAAGCGAAAAAAGTTGTCCGAAATGGTATCGTACGTGCTCGCCGACAGTTGTCTGCGCAAGCATTTGAATCAATACTTTGGCGAAGCAGACCACGGCTATGACCGTTTTTGCTGCTCGCGCTGCGGATTGCAGCGGCAAGCTTACGAAGGGCAGCAGCCCGCGCTGATGCAGCCGGAAGCACAAAACAGTTGGAGTTTGCGGCAGGCATTGGACAAGCTTTTGCCGAAAAAATAA